In the Chloroflexota bacterium genome, ACACCGGGATTGGTCGGCAGCGTATCGAGTATTTGTTGGATTTCGGGGCGGGGTGTGAATGCCATCGCGGTCAATTCTCTTGAGCGCGTTGTCGCACGAGATCGGCAAATGCATCTAATTCGCGTCGAACGATCGAGAAGGTGGGGCGCAGTTTTTCCGTGAGTTCTTCCAATCTATTTGGTTCTCGTCGAAAGGTATATGTGAATCGGACAACGTGCCTAATACTTCGGTATGAATCCAATAATATTTTTGAATTCTCGGACAAGATCGCCGGACGAATGCCAGGCATTTCTTGAGACAGTTGCTCAAGCAATTCTTTGTGCCATTCAGCGCCTTGAGGCAAATTTCCATCAATCGTCGTCGCGATCAACTGCAGGAGATGTTCCACGCCAAAATAAAACCCTTGCAAATTCAGAGCGACACTGTCCAGGTAAAGATCATCGGCGGAAGACCGGGAACGTTTCAACGCCTCCTCACATCTTGATACTACTTGTTCTAAATCCGCGGGTTCGGTCCGGATTCTTTTGGCAAGTTTCGCGAGGTCCTTATTCACAGTTCAATACCATCTTCCTCAATCTCTTCGAGCACCGAAGCGCGACACGTCTCAGGGTCAACCACCTCAATCTTGAATTTGCTTGGCATATCGGCGACGATGCCGGCAGCGCGATAGAACTCGCGGGGCGCAATGCCCCACACCGCGAGATCAATGTCTGACCAACGCGTGAACCACAAACGATGCGCCAGTGAACCAAAAAGAACTACACGGGTTGCGCCAAAATCGCGTTTGAGCAACTCTGCCGCGCGCCGCGCTTGACGCATTGCGCGAGCCATCAATTGTTTTTGTTGCGCAAGATTCGGGCGGC is a window encoding:
- a CDS encoding nucleotidyltransferase domain-containing protein, yielding MVKTVLEMTPEELTKYSLRPKRRPNLAQQKQLMARAMRQARRAAELLKRDFGATRVVLFGSLAHRLWFTRWSDIDLAVWGIAPREFYRAAGIVADMPSKFKIEVVDPETCRASVLEEIEEDGIEL